In Solanum lycopersicum chromosome 5, SLM_r2.1, the following are encoded in one genomic region:
- the LOC101246055 gene encoding squamosa promoter-binding-like protein 12 yields the protein MEWNVKWDWGNLVMFGSKASESPKELQLTDWGVEEEGELDGGSFNLSSGGSGTGGYGSDLKCGSSIKSSISASTDSSPKDGFKVSNFAFETFNASPEDPSKKLESSKAEVSRNSPPMEASVGSVEPVIGLKIGKRTCETFGGGSSAKVSSFPPNPTSSAAATKKAKSSTQNAPIPHCQVEGCNLDLSSAKEYYRKHRVCDSHSKSPKVIVAGVARRFCQQCSRFHSVSEFDDKKRSCRRRLSDHNARRRKPHQETIQFNSARLSSLFYDSRQPMNLVLNEAQLIHSRAAANATWESTQDSKFSITREFTPKPERTGSTNGKSLLERNQFSRAVGAHSNASSLLLPSKGTTAEVFNRGAKESMFNMVTGPEFPRALSLLSTNSWGSSEPESVSLNHANQTSMPEQMMQAIPPHMSSQYWQAGQHSSDPRYHTLAAANSNSGGSFQEMGVFKAPFDTDFYLNALN from the exons ATGGAGTGGAATGTGAAGTGGGACTGGGGAAATCTGGTAATGTTTGGTTCAAAGGCCTCTGAAAGTCCAAAAGAACTACAATTAACAGATTGGGGAGTTGAAGAAGAGGGAGAACTTGATGGGGGATCTTTTAATTTGTCAAGTGGTGGTAGTGGCACGGGTGGCTATGGTTCTGATCTGAAGTGTGGTTCTTCCATCAAAAGCTCAATATCAGCTTCTACTGACTCTTCACCAAAGGATGGCTTTAAAGTATCCAACTTTGCTTTTGAGACATTTAATGCCTCTCCTGAGGATCCTAGTAAGAAATTGGAATCCTCCAAAGCCGAGGTCTCTAGAAATTCACCACCCATGGAGGCTTCAGTAGGCTCTGTTGAACCAGTGATAGGTCTAAAAATTGGTAAGCGGACATGTGAAACCTTTGGTGGTGGAAGCAGTGCTAAGGTTTCATCCTTCCCCCCGAACCCCACATCATCTGCTGCTGCAACAAAGAAAGCAAAATCATCTACTCAGAATGCACCAATTCCTCACTGTCAGGTTGAAGGTTGCAACCTTGATCTTTCTTCAGCTAAAGAATATTATCGTAAGCATAGAGTTTGTGACAGTCATTCCAAAAGCCCAAAGGTTATTGTAGCAGGTGTAGCACGCCGCTTTTGTCAACAGTGTAGCAG GTTCCATAGCGTGTCTGAATTTGATGACAAGAAGCGAAGCTGTCGTAGGAGGCTCTCTGATCACAATGCACGGCGCCGCAAACCTCACCAGGAAACTATCCAGTTCAATTCAGCGAGGCTTTCGTCGTTGTTTTATG ATAGCAGGCAACCTATGAATCTTGTGCTCAACGAAGCACAACTCATTCACTCCAGAGCTGCTGCAAACGCTACCTGGGAGAGCACTCAAGACTCTAAGTTCAGTATAACAAGAGAGTTTACTCCAAAGCCTGAAAGAACTGGCAGCACAAATGGGAAGTCATTACTGGAGAGGAACCAGTTTTCACGGGCTGTGGGTGCACACAGTAACGCATCTAGCTTGCTCTTGCCCTCCAAGGGCACCACAGCCGAGGTTTTTAATCGAG GTGCCAAGGAATCCATGTTCAATATGGTTACAGGACCGGAATTTCCTCGTGCTCTCTCTCTTCTGTCAACTAATTCGTGGGGTTCATCCGAGCCTGAGAGTGTTTCACTCAACCATGCAAATCAGACCAGCATGCCCGAGCAGATGATGCAGGCAATTCCACCGCATATGTCCAGTCAATACTGGCAGGCTGGACAACATTCATCCGATCCTCGTTACCATACATTGGCTGCTGCAAATAGTAACAGTGGTGGTAGCTTTCAGGAAATGGGAGTGTTCAAAGCTCCTTTCGACACGGACTTTTATCTCAATGCATTGAACTGA